DNA from Ictidomys tridecemlineatus isolate mIctTri1 chromosome 12, mIctTri1.hap1, whole genome shotgun sequence:
TAATCACCCATTTACAACTTTGCAATAGCCCAAAGGGTTTCTGGATTTGGTTTAGGACAGTAGTTTCCCTGTGCTGCTGCCTACCCCCACCTTTCTCTGTGCAGCTGGGTGGGGTTACTTTGCTGAGCTCTGGGCTTCTGCTAATGCAATATTCATAGTCCTGACACCTGAGCCCTCTGCCTTAGGGACATGGACTGCTGCAGGGTCTGGTcctggggagagggggagggaagacAGCAATGTTGTTCTGCCTTAGATATCTGATCTCTTACTTTTGAGCTTATATCACTGTTGTCATAGTGTGTGTATGGCGGGAGGGTGGCAGGGTTGGGTTCCTAGGGAGTCCTCTATAGAGTCTAGCAGTTGAAGAAAGAGCCTGACCTGGGAAAGTCCTTGCAGTGATATTTGGGCGGGGCTTCTGACTCTGGGCTGGAGTGGGAGAGTTGGGCACAGAAGGACTAGTCTCTGGAGACTTTCTCACCAGCTACTGCCTTTGGTCTCCTGTGGCTCAACCTAGGATACAGGGACCTCTGGGATTTCAGGGTGTCTGAAGGGGTGAGGCCTGCAAGGGTTGGGCAAAACTGGGAGCAGGAACCAAGAGGAATAGGAATTTTGGGTTTCTGGAATTTCTATGATTcactggagggagaaggggatggGATGGGGGTGGTGGCTAACTGTAGCCCCATTCCTATTACTTTTCTGCTCTCATTGCTGTCACTTTGCTGTCTGTCTTTCTGCCATTATCCTTTCTTTCCTGACCACTTCTCTGGCTCCTGTTGCCTGTCCAGACCACAACTCGGCGGCCCAAGGTGAGAACAAATAGGCCTCCATGCAAGCCAATGCTGAGTGTGCACAAATGTTTCAGGCATGTGCATGTTTGTAGGCATGTGTACTAGCAAGTGAATTTTGATCACAAAGTATCATGGGTTCTCTTTGAGGGGGGAGAAGGGCCTGGGGTTGGTGACAGGCCTCCCCTGGGAAAATGACTTCCAGCTCTTAGAAGGTCCTCTGAGCCAGAAAATTGAGTACAAAAGAGAAGTGAAGGGGTTGTGGTTAATCAGGACAGGCTTTCTTTAATAAGGTAACTTTGGCCAGTTTTGAGGGGAGGGATCAGAAGAGAAGTGAAGAACTTGACAGTATAAAATGTCGGAGGAAGGAGATGTGTCTCTGAAAGCCTTTGATCGGGAGTGTTCGTGGTAGCATGTGGTTTCTGAGTGTCATCCCACTAGGGGAAGTTTGGGGAGAGTACTGGGAAGGCTTGTCTGTTCCTGGGCTTGGGGCTTCAGGATGGCTCCTGAGTTTTCTGCCCTTACAGGGACCTGGGTAATGTTACCTGATCAGAACCCATTTGTCTTAGGGGATTACAGAAGGGTTAGCTTATGTACTTTGTTTCAAGGAGGAATCTAGGGCTATAATTTTCACTTTGGTTCTTTTATTTGTAGGCTATCCTGGCATAGACCAAGGGAGTGCAATTTAGCTTGACTTCTAAAGAGTTAGGAGGTCCTAAGAAGGGTAGAGAGCCTGAAACCCCCACTTTTAGCCCAGCCTTCTCTGGGAACATGAATATCAGAACAAATTCTaatctgttctttctctctggGAATGACATTGAGGCACCCCCACCTTGGGGAAATTGGGCACAGACCCAGAGCAAGGATGGGACTGGGAGTATTCAGAAACTGCTAGAATGATCCCAAGTGGGTCACAGAGGAGAGTTCTAGGGAGTAAGAGCTACTACTATAAAGGGTAGTGCCAGAGCTGGGAGGAATGTGGGGTTAGTGCCAAAGGAGGAACCTTATAATCTCATGTTTTCCCccatcctttcctccctccttcctccctctgtccaTTGTCAATGTTGCTTTCTGACTGTGTCGCTTTCCCTCTCCCCTTCACTGTGTCTCTGTTCTCATTGTGCTTCCATACTCTGTCTTTTCCCTTCTTTGTCTCTAAACCTTGCCATATTCTCACATGCTGTCTCTCTCCCTTTCACTGCccccatcctctgttctctttctgGCCTGCCACTGCTCTCTCTGAATAGCCCACTCGCCCAGCCAGTACTGGGGTGGCTGGGGCCAGTAGCTCTTTGGGCCCCTCTGGCTCAGCATCAGCAGGTGAGCTAAGCAGCAGTGAGCCCAGCACCCCGGCTCAGACTCCACTGGCAGCACCCATCATCCCCACACCAGCCCTCACCTCTCCTGGAGCAGCTCCCCCACTTCCTTCCCCATCCAAGGTAAGGACTAGCAGGGGGTAAAGGAGAATCAAGATACCAAGGGGTCTGTGATTTCTGGCTGGGTCTTAGAAATTTCCTGGGGTTGGGGAAGACCTAGCTTGGATCAGAAAGAGTGGGAACATAGTGTATGAGGTATCTTGTTATTGCCAAGAAgctatcttttcctttcttttcgattttctttctttccttttttttttggggggggggaggcaggTATTGAAATTGAACACAGTTCCTTGTAcatataaggcaagcactctatcacagAAGTATATCCCATCCTCCTGCCCTTTCTTCATACTTTTCTGGTATATATAGTACCATGGTTTTCTCTCCAATGCTTGTATGCCACTTGCTTTTGACTCTgggattagggttatgtttgcACACATTTCATCTTCTCTGTTCCAGCTCAGTCTCAGGGGAGGCAGGGTGGGCTGTGTATAGATAGCAGTACCTTTTCTTGGCAGGAGGAAGAGGGATTGAGGGCCCAGGTACGGGACCTGGAGGAGAAACTGGAGACCCTGCGGCTAAAGCGGGCAGAAGATAAGGCAAAGCTGAAAGAACTGGAGAAACATAAGATCCAACTGGAGCAGGTGCAGGAATGGAAGAGCAAAATGCAGGAGCAGCAGGCAGACTTGCAGCGGCGCCTCAAGGAGGCGCGGAAGGTGGGAATCAGGATGGAAGggatggctggggaggctgagggaccCAAGGAGGTGAATTAGAAACAGGACTGGAACTACAACCTGGAGTACCTTGTGAGAAAGAACAACATAGGGCATTTGtttcctcctgcccccacctccctttcccctccttaGGAAGCCAAGGAGGCACTAGAGGCAAAGGAACGCTATATGGAGGAAATGGCCGACACTGCTGATGCCATTGAGATGGCCACTCTGGATAAGGAAATGGCTGAAGAACGGGCTGAGTCCCTGCAGCAGGAGGTTGAAGCACTGAAGGAGCGTGTGGATGAGCTCACCACAGACTTGGAGATACTAAAGGCTGAGATTGAAGAAAAGGGTAAGGAGATACTAAAGGCTGAGATTAAAGAAAAAGGGTAAGGTGCCAGGAGCTGCAGGGCCCAAGTAGTGGGGTGAGACCAGGCCTGAACATATTAATGATCTTCCCCAGGCTCAGATGGGGCTGCATCCAGTTACCAGCTCAAACAGCTTGAGGAACAAAATGCCCGCCTAAAGGATGCCTTGGTGAGGTAGGCTTCTCAATTCTTGGCTCTGGCCTTCACTCTCCTGCCTCTGACTGTGTTAAAGCACCTCTTGCAGGTCACTCTGACACatgttctcctctctctctttcctacaGGATGCGGGATCTTTCTTCCTCAGAGAAGCAGGAACATGTGAAGCTCCAGAAActcatggaaaagaaaaaccaagagcTGGAGATTGTGCGGCAACAGCGAGAGCGCCTGCAGGAGGAGCTGAGCCAGGCAGAGAGCACCATTGATGAGCTCAAGGAGCAGGTCTGTGAAACCCAGCCCTTGCCTAGAATCCCCTTACCTTATTCTTCTGTTGCCACTTCCCCTTTCTAGTCACCTTCTGATAGTGATTTTCCTGGCTCCTTCCCCATAACACAGGTGGATGCTGCTCTGGGTGCTGAGGAGATGGTGGAGATGCTGACTGATCGGAACCTGAATCTGGAAGAGAAAGTGCGGGAGTTGAGGGAGACTGTAGGGGACTTGGTAAGAGAAGAGCAGATTCCTGACCCTAATGGAGGGTATTTGTAAGGGActtgctgagagagagagattgacacATGACCCCTGACCTTTGAACAGGGTGTGTGGTAAGATGACCTATCCTGCACCTTCTACTCTAACCCTGTTTTTGCTTTCCCCTAACTACTTATTGTATTCCAGGAAGCAATGAATGAGATGAATGATGAGCTCCAGGAGAATGCACGAGAGACAGAACTAGAGCTGCGGGAGCAGCTGGACATGGCAGGTGCCCGGGTTCGTGAGGCCCAGAAGCGTGTAGAGGCAGCCCAGGAAACAGTTGCAGACTACCAACAAACCATCAAAAAATATCGCCAACTGACTGCTCACCTACAGGTGCCTGCCTAAGTCTTGTTCTCCTACCATCACCCTAGGTTACCTTGACCCCACCGTCCCTTACTCTTTCTCCTCCTAGGATGTGAATCGGGAACTGACAAACCAGCAGGAAGCATCTGTAGAGAGACAGCAGCAGCCACCTCCTGAGACTTTTGACTTCAAAATCAAGTTTGCCGAGACTAAAGCCCATGCCAAGGTCAGGAAAGTGGGTGGCTTGAGAGCCAGGTGTTAGGGAGCCGAGCCTAGGCATGACTGTGGGCTAGCCTGGTTTGGGCTTTGTGCTTCAGAATCCTGGGGGAGCGGGGTTCCTTGTGTGGTTGTTTAGAAGACTACTGGCTTGGGCTTAACTTAAAAGCAAGGGACCTGGTAAAGCAAGGTTTAATGATTTTTAGACTCTAGATGAGAGTCCAACTCCCTGTCTATTTCACAGGCAATTGAAATGGAGTTGAGACAGATGGAGGTCGCCCAGGCCAATCGGCACATGTCTCTGCTGACAGCCTTCATGCCTGACAGCTTCCTTCGGCCAGGTGGGGACCATGACTGCGTTCTGGTGCTGCTGCTCATGCCTCGTCTCATTTGTAAGGTATGGCCAGTTAGTCATATGTACAATAAAAATCTTTTGGACTTGCTAAGAGCCAAGCATTGAGGATGCCAAGTTCAGATAGCAAAAATGTAGTAGAGGAACACAGACAACAAAGTCACATGTGAACATATACAGTTGATCTCCTTATCTTTAGATTCCACATCTGTGAACTCAAACAACtgcagataaaaaatatttgtgaaaaaaattgcatctgtactgtacatgtacagactttttttcttctcattattccctgaaaaatacaatataaaaactaTTTGCATAGAATTGACATTGCATTAGGTGttgtaaataatctagagatgatttgaacTATAGAGGAGGATGCACATAGATTAGATGCAAATACTGTCCCATTTAATGAGAGAGATTTAAGCATCCGTGGATTATTGTATTTGTGGGGATTTTTAAAGCCAATCCCCTATAGATACAAACGATGGATATATTATAGATTCTGTGTTATGAAGGAGAGATAGGGTATTTGAGAAAGCCCAGTTGAGGATCTTATTTAAATGAGGCAGGTTGTGACTGAGGGAATAACATTTAAGCTAAGAGCCAGAGGTGGCTAGGAGCTAAAGAGGGGGATAATTGGCATTTTAGGTGGAAAGAGATCAGGAGCAGCAGCTTTAAGTCAGCTTGGTCCCACTGCCCTTTAATTCTTATATCCTAAAATTCTCACAAGCACCAATATTCACATCATTACCCTCTCCCCAGTGAGACTTCCAGCCTATTTAAGAACTAGTTCTGCTTTCCTATGTGTGTCCATGCTCCCCACATAGTTCTTAAGCTGTATCCTGTATTCCTGAGTTTGTGTTCTCCGTCCCCTGCTCTGAGTTCCAGGTCCTTGGTCTTCTTCCCATAGGCAGAGCTGATccggaagcaggcccaggagaagttTGAACTAAGTGAGAATTGTTCAGAGCGGCCTGGGCTTCGAGGAGCTGCAGGTGAGCAGCTCAGCTTTGCTGCTGGACTGGTATATTCGCTGAGTCTGCTGCAGGCTACACTACACCGATATGAACAGTAAGTGGCTCCTGATTCCTACTCCAGGACCATGGGTCCAGGAATGACAGGAACTGAGATTGCTTGGAAGACTTTGGTCTCACACAGCCCTTCTCTGGTCTCTAGTGCCCTCTCTCAGTGCAACGTGGATGTTTATAAGAAGGTGGGCAGCCTCTATCCTGAGATGAGTGCCCATGAGCGCTCCTTAGATTTCCTCATTGAACTGCTGCATAAGGATCAGCTGGATGAGACTGTCAATGTGGAGCCTCTCACAAAGGCCATCAAGTACTACCAGGTCTGTAGAAAATATGTAGGcttggggcaggagggagggaagcttTCTCCAGATGGGAACCATTGCCAGTGTATTCAGGGTTATATGTCCCAGGCTGGCTGCTTAGGGCTCAATTTGCTCTTAGTTGAACTTGCTTTATGATGTAGCTGCCTGAGGGTTTTGAATTCTCCTACCTCTTGAGACTTCTATAATGACCAGGGCTCAAATAATAGTTTGGGAAGAACTTCCCCCACTTTCACTTGTTAAAGGCTATTTCTGTCATCTTTCTCTAGCACCTGTACAGCATCCATCTTGCCGAACAGCCCGAGGAAAGTACCATGCAGCTGGCCGACCACATTAAGGTGAAgtgtgtgggtcagtggttgagccTCCTATAGGGCTCAGAAGTGGAGGATCAGATCAAGAGATCAGGCCCCAGTGGGTGTCAAATAAGATTGGGACAAGGTCACCAAAGCCAGATCAGGGAAGACAGAGGACTCACTTATATATGGGGGTCATTAGAGGATGGGGGCTTCCTAGAGATGATGATGGGGCAAAGAACTCCTGTTAAAGCTGATAACCACCTGTTTCTCTCCTCACAGTTTACGCAGAGTGCCCTGGACTGCATGAGCGTGGAGGTGGGGAGGCTGCGTGCCTTCTTGCAGGTGAGGACACATCTAGATCTGTGTGAGCTCTTGTTCTTAGTCCCTACCGCTTCACCTCTAGTCCTAAGGCTTACCTGGTTTTCCATCCGTTTCCTATTTCCCATGTAGGGTGGACAGGAGGCTACAGATATTGCCCTTTTGCTCCGGGACCTGGAAACATCATGCAGTGATATCCGCCAATTCTGCAAGAAGATCCGAAGGCGTATGCCAGGGACGGATGCTCCTGGGATCCCCGCAGCACTGGCCTTTGGACCACAGGTTTAGGGCTGCAAGTGGGGAAgggaaagaaacagaataaaatcaggAGGGTACAAACATGTTAAGATTGACCTGGTCAGGGCACAGAACTGAGGTAGCTAGAAACTGCTGCGGGACTTAGGGTGGGCTCTTGACTCTAGCTTTTCACACAGGTATCTGACACACTCCTAGACTGCAGAAAACACTTGACATGGGTGGTGGCTGTACTGCAGGAGGTGGCAGCTGCTGCCGCCCAGCTCATTGCCCCACTGGCAGAAAATGAGGGGCTGCCCGTGGCTGCACTGGAGGAGTTGGCTTTCAAAGCAAGCGAGCAGGTTGGCCTGGATGGTGGGGCAGAAGGGGATGGGGAGTTAGTGGCCAGTGTGGGGCTTTCACTCCTGCCCTTGGCTCCTGCAGATCTATGGGAGCCCTTCCAGCAGCCCCTATGAGTGTCTGCGCCAGTCGTGTAACATCCTCATCAGCACCATGAACAAGCTGGCCACAGCCATGCAGGAGGGGGAGTATGATGCAGAGCGGCCCCCCAGCAAGGTGAGTGGAGGTTTCTTTGGAGGAGCTGCAGTGCAGAGGAGCACAACTTACAGAGCTGCCGCTGGTTGTGGGAGGGCAAGGAGGTAGGAGAAAGGCATCTGAATAACAATATCCTGCCTAGAAGGCAAGAAGATTTCCCCTGTGACTGGATCACTCTGAAAGAAGCATACTGGTGCCCTCCTCTCAGTGCTCTACCCTCTGACCCACCCAATCCTTTAGCCTCCTCCGGTTGAACTGCGGGCTGCAGCTCTTCGTGCTGAGATCACAGATGCTGAAGGCCTGGGTTTGAAGCTTGAAGATCGAGAAACAGTTatcaaggaattaaagaaatcACTCAAGATTAAGGTGAGGGTAGAGTTTGCTCAGAGTTTTGGGGCTAGGAAGTATGATGGCACTCAAGGCAACTGCAAATATTGTGACTGAGATCAGGACTGAGAAGGCGTGGAGGTTATGGGGGAGAAATGGGGGCTTGTGGTCAGGTAGCCATCAGGGAGCTTTCTGTCTCATGGTCTAATCTCCCCAGGGCCATGGGGAGGATGTTAGGGAACTTCAACCTCTCTGATTTTTCAGGGAGAGGAGCTGAGTGAAGCCAATGTGCGGCTGAGCCTCCTGGAGAAGAAGTTGGACAGTGCTGCCAAGGATGCAGACGAGCGCATTGAAAAAGTTCAGACTCGGCTGGAGGAGACTCAGGCACTCCTGCGGAAGAAGGAGAAGTCAGGCACCTTCCCTGGGGTCCTGTTTCCTCCAACCTTTCCTTCTGCTTGAGACTCTGTCCCTAaccctttcccttttccctcctaaTGAGACTTTACCCATTTCCCTTCTCCATTCCATCTCCATCATATCACTCCAACCTAAACCTGTGCTTGCCTGTGCCTCCT
Protein-coding regions in this window:
- the Dctn1 gene encoding dynactin subunit 1 isoform X12, translated to MAQSKRHVYNRTPSGSRMSAEASARPLRVGSRVEVIGKGHRGTVAYVGATLFATGKWVGVILDEAKGKNDGTVQGRKYFTCDEGHGIFVRQSQIQVFEDGADTTSPETPDSSTSKVLKREGAETAAKTSKLRGLKPKKEEEGLRAQVRDLEEKLETLRLKRAEDKAKLKELEKHKIQLEQVQEWKSKMQEQQADLQRRLKEARKEAKEALEAKERYMEEMADTADAIEMATLDKEMAEERAESLQQEVEALKERVDELTTDLEILKAEIEEKGSDGAASSYQLKQLEEQNARLKDALVRMRDLSSSEKQEHVKLQKLMEKKNQELEIVRQQRERLQEELSQAESTIDELKEQVDAALGAEEMVEMLTDRNLNLEEKVRELRETVGDLEAMNEMNDELQENARETELELREQLDMAGARVREAQKRVEAAQETVADYQQTIKKYRQLTAHLQDVNRELTNQQEASVERQQQPPPETFDFKIKFAETKAHAKAIEMELRQMEVAQANRHMSLLTAFMPDSFLRPGGDHDCVLVLLLMPRLICKAELIRKQAQEKFELSENCSERPGLRGAAGEQLSFAAGLVYSLSLLQATLHRYEHALSQCNVDVYKKVGSLYPEMSAHERSLDFLIELLHKDQLDETVNVEPLTKAIKYYQHLYSIHLAEQPEESTMQLADHIKFTQSALDCMSVEVGRLRAFLQGGQEATDIALLLRDLETSCSDIRQFCKKIRRRMPGTDAPGIPAALAFGPQVSDTLLDCRKHLTWVVAVLQEVAAAAAQLIAPLAENEGLPVAALEELAFKASEQIYGSPSSSPYECLRQSCNILISTMNKLATAMQEGEYDAERPPSKPPPVELRAAALRAEITDAEGLGLKLEDRETVIKELKKSLKIKGEELSEANVRLSLLEKKLDSAAKDADERIEKVQTRLEETQALLRKKEKEFEETMDALQADIDQLEAEKAELKQRLNSQSKRTIEGLRGPPPSGIATLVSGIAGEEQQRGVVPGQAPGSLPGPGLVKDSPLLLQQISAMRLHISQLQHENSILKGAQMKASLAALPPLHVAKLSLPPQEGPGGEIAAGALYRKTSQLLETLNQLSTRTHVVDITRTSPAAKSPSAQLMEQVAQLKSLSDTIEKLKDEVLKETVSQRPGATVPTDFATFPSTAFLRAKEEQQDDTVYMGKVTFSCAAGLGQRHRLVLTQEQLHQLHSRLIS
- the Dctn1 gene encoding dynactin subunit 1 isoform X6, whose amino-acid sequence is MAQSKRHVYNRTPSGSRMSAEASARPLRVGSRVEVIGKGHRGTVAYVGATLFATGKWVGVILDEAKGKNDGTVQGRKYFTCDEGHGIFVRQSQIQVFEDGADTTSPETPDSSTSKVLKREGAETAAKTSKLRGLKPKKPTRPASTGVAGASSSLGPSGSASAGELSSSEPSTPAQTPLAAPIIPTPALTSPGAAPPLPSPSKEEEGLRAQVRDLEEKLETLRLKRAEDKAKLKELEKHKIQLEQVQEWKSKMQEQQADLQRRLKEARKEAKEALEAKERYMEEMADTADAIEMATLDKEMAEERAESLQQEVEALKERVDELTTDLEILKAEIEEKGSDGAASSYQLKQLEEQNARLKDALVRMRDLSSSEKQEHVKLQKLMEKKNQELEIVRQQRERLQEELSQAESTIDELKEQVDAALGAEEMVEMLTDRNLNLEEKVRELRETVGDLEAMNEMNDELQENARETELELREQLDMAGARVREAQKRVEAAQETVADYQQTIKKYRQLTAHLQDVNRELTNQQEASVERQQQPPPETFDFKIKFAETKAHAKAIEMELRQMEVAQANRHMSLLTAFMPDSFLRPGGDHDCVLVLLLMPRLICKAELIRKQAQEKFELSENCSERPGLRGAAGEQLSFAAGLVYSLSLLQATLHRYEHALSQCNVDVYKKVGSLYPEMSAHERSLDFLIELLHKDQLDETVNVEPLTKAIKYYQHLYSIHLAEQPEESTMQLADHIKFTQSALDCMSVEVGRLRAFLQGGQEATDIALLLRDLETSCSDIRQFCKKIRRRMPGTDAPGIPAALAFGPQVSDTLLDCRKHLTWVVAVLQEVAAAAAQLIAPLAENEGLPVAALEELAFKASEQIYGSPSSSPYECLRQSCNILISTMNKLATAMQEGEYDAERPPSKPPPVELRAAALRAEITDAEGLGLKLEDRETVIKELKKSLKIKGEELSEANVRLSLLEKKLDSAAKDADERIEKVQTRLEETQALLRKKEKEFEETMDALQADIDQLEAEKAELKQRLNSQSKRTIEGLRGPPPSGIATLVSGIAGEEQQRGVVPGQAPGSLPGPGLVKDSPLLLQQISAMRLHISQLQHENSILKGAQMKASLAALPPLHVAKLSLPPQEGPGGEIAAGALYRKTSQLLETLNQLSTRTHVVDITRTSPAAKSPSAQLMEQVAQLKSLSDTIEKLKDEVLKETVSQRPGATVPTDFATFPSTAFLRAKEEQQDDTVYMGKVTFSCAAGLGQRHRLVLTQEQLHQLHSRLIS
- the Dctn1 gene encoding dynactin subunit 1 isoform X13; the protein is MAQSKRHVYNRTPSGSRMSAEASARPLRVGSRVEVIGKGHRGTVAYVGATLFATGKWVGVILDEAKGKNDGTVQGRKYFTCDEGHGIFVRQSQIQVFEDGADTTSPETPDSSTSKVLKREGAETAAKTSKLEEEGLRAQVRDLEEKLETLRLKRAEDKAKLKELEKHKIQLEQVQEWKSKMQEQQADLQRRLKEARKEAKEALEAKERYMEEMADTADAIEMATLDKEMAEERAESLQQEVEALKERVDELTTDLEILKAEIEEKGSDGAASSYQLKQLEEQNARLKDALVRMRDLSSSEKQEHVKLQKLMEKKNQELEIVRQQRERLQEELSQAESTIDELKEQVDAALGAEEMVEMLTDRNLNLEEKVRELRETVGDLEAMNEMNDELQENARETELELREQLDMAGARVREAQKRVEAAQETVADYQQTIKKYRQLTAHLQDVNRELTNQQEASVERQQQPPPETFDFKIKFAETKAHAKAIEMELRQMEVAQANRHMSLLTAFMPDSFLRPGGDHDCVLVLLLMPRLICKAELIRKQAQEKFELSENCSERPGLRGAAGEQLSFAAGLVYSLSLLQATLHRYEHALSQCNVDVYKKVGSLYPEMSAHERSLDFLIELLHKDQLDETVNVEPLTKAIKYYQHLYSIHLAEQPEESTMQLADHIKFTQSALDCMSVEVGRLRAFLQGGQEATDIALLLRDLETSCSDIRQFCKKIRRRMPGTDAPGIPAALAFGPQVSDTLLDCRKHLTWVVAVLQEVAAAAAQLIAPLAENEGLPVAALEELAFKASEQIYGSPSSSPYECLRQSCNILISTMNKLATAMQEGEYDAERPPSKPPPVELRAAALRAEITDAEGLGLKLEDRETVIKELKKSLKIKGEELSEANVRLSLLEKKLDSAAKDADERIEKVQTRLEETQALLRKKEKEFEETMDALQADIDQLEAEKAELKQRLNSQSKRTIEGLRGPPPSGIATLVSGIAGEEQQRGVVPGQAPGSLPGPGLVKDSPLLLQQISAMRLHISQLQHENSILKGAQMKASLAALPPLHVAKLSLPPQEGPGGEIAAGALYRKTSQLLETLNQLSTRTHVVDITRTSPAAKSPSAQLMEQVAQLKSLSDTIEKLKDEVLKETVSQRPGATVPTDFATFPSTAFLRAKEEQQDDTVYMGKVTFSCAAGLGQRHRLVLTQEQLHQLHSRLIS